DNA sequence from the Spirochaeta cellobiosiphila DSM 17781 genome:
AATACATATTGATCATCGGTATAAGCAGAAATATTATCATCCTAAGACAGAGAGAAAGTACCAGTTTACATTTGCAGGGGATCTTATGGCCCATAATGTTAATTTTCTGATGAAAAATCCTTATGATATTTATGAAGGGATAAGTCATATAACCTTAAATGATGATCTTAGTTTTATTAACTTGGAAACACCAATAAATGCACATAAACCATATCAGACCTATCCTTTATTTAATGTACATTCGGAATATATTGAACCTGCAATAAAATCAGGATTTGATGTTTACAGCCTTGCCAATAATCATAGTACAGACCAAGGTATTGAAGGTGTTATTGGAACACTAAATGAAATGAATAGATTCAGTCAAAAATATAATATTTATTATAATGGTTTAAGATACAAAAAGGATTCTCCCTATTTACCCACAACTATAGATATAGATGATTTACATATAGGTTTTTTATCATTCACTGGATTTTTAAATCAGTGGGAAACAAAAATGGGTAAAGACTATGTTAATTTATTTACCTATAGAAACTCTATTTTGAATAAGGATTTCTTACAATATATTCAACTCATCAGTAGTAATTATGATTTGTTCATTGTCGCATTTCATGGCGGTATAGAATATGATAGCGATCCTGTAGATTCAAAGGCTAAGTTATTTCACGACTTAATCGACAATGGTGTTGATATAGTATGGGGACATCATCCTCATGTTCTTCAGCCTTGGGAAGTATATTGGCATAATAATCAAAGAAAATTAATCATGTATTCTACAGGTAATTTTATATCTGGCCAAACATGGCATCTTAAATCCACAGACTACGATCTGAAACGAGCCCGAACAGGTGAAAGTGCTTTATATCAGGTTTCTATTGAAAAACAAGGAAGTAATTATATTATAGGCGATATTAATGTTGTACCTATCGCTAATTATAAAGATCCTAAAAAAGGTATGGTCGTAAGAACTTTTGATGATTTGATTAATAATGGTCTAGATGAAGGTTGGGTGAATTATTACAAGGTGCGTTTAAGAAAGATGCAGCCCTTACTTAAAAAGACTACATCTAATGAACTATGATATTGCGTGAATTTGTTTTAAGAATTTTTTTGTTCTTTCACTTTCCGGTTCTGTGAAGAATTTTTCAGGGATTTGTCTTTCTATAATACGACCTTCATCCATAAATATCACATGATCAGCAACTTTCCTTGCAAATCCCATTTCATGAGTTACACAAATCATGGTCATCCCTTCTTCTGCTAGTTTTACCATAACATCAAGAACTTCATTTACCATTTCAGGATCTAGTGCAGAGGTTGGTTCATCAAAGAGTAGAATTTTAGGTTGCATACACAAAGAACGGGCGATAGCAGCTCTTTGTTGTTGTCCTCCCGATAGCTGGGGTGGAAATTTTAGTGCGTGTTCTGCAATGTTAACTCGTTTTAAATATTTCCATGCCATTTTTTCTGCGTCTTTTTTAGAAATCTTTCGAACCCAAACAGGTGCCAAGGTGAGATTATCTAAAATATTTAGATGGGGAAACAAATTGAAAGATTGAAAAACCATACCTACTTCAGATCTAATAGCTGATATATCTTTTATATCATCCGTTAATTCTTGTCCCATTATTTCTATAGAACCTTTTTGGTGTACTTCCAATCTATTTATACAACGAATAAGTGTTGATTTACCTGATCCTGATGGTCCGCATATTACTATCTTTTCTCCAGAGCCTACATTCAGCTCAATATCCTTAAGAACATGGAAATTCCCATACCACTTATTAAGATTTTTTATTTCAATAATATGTTCATTACTCATTATGCTTCTCCTTCTACAGGTACCGCATGTACCTCTGGCAGCGTATTTGCTTTTGTTTCTATATGAAGAGCTACCTTGCTCACAATTGCACAGAGAATCCAATAAATAATTCCGGCAAAAATTAGCCCTTCAGGTTCCATCCCCAGCCAATTAGAATCACCTGTCAATGGTTTTACAATTCCCAGAACATCAAACATACCAATGATCATTACCAAGGTCGTGTCCTTAATAAATGATACAGAAATACCACCAATGTTTGTGATAGTCATCTTTAAAGCTTGTGGCATTATGACTAAATAGGTTTTTAAGAAATAGGGAAGACCCAAAGAGTCAGCTGCTTCATATTGTCCTTTATTAAGGCTCTGTAAACCACCTCGTATAACTTCTGCAAGATAAGCGGATTGGAAAAATGTCATTCCCATAATTACACGAACATATTTATCTATAACAAACGTATTAGGTAGAAAAAAAGGAACAACAACAGATGACATAAAGAGTATTGTAATTAAGGGAATACCTCTAAAGAATTCGATATAAACAATGGACAAGACTTTGACAATCGGCATTTGAGAACGTCTTCCAAGAGCTAGTAAAATTCCTAGAGGAAAAGAAAACATTAATCCCATGGAAGAAAGTAACAAGGTTAGAGTTAGTCCGCCCCAATTATTAGATGATATTTCTGTGACAAAAAGGCCACCTTGGATTAATAGGAAAACTATGATTGGCCAGAATATCATTTGAATGAGGAAGTAGATTGATTGATTGATTTTCTTAGACATATAAGGAATAAATGATAAAACAAACAACACAAAGGCTATGTTTATACGCCAAATTGACTCCAGAGGGTAGAAACCATACATGAAAAATCTAATTTTCTTGTTTATAAAAGCCCATGTAGCTCCATTAGGATTGGCAACATCTTGAGAATCTCCCGTCCAAACTGCATTAATAATTGCCCAGCTAAATAATTTAATACATACCCATGATATGGCTACAAACAAAAAAATAGATAGGAGTGTGTTTCCTGGTGTATTAAGATAGTTTTTTCTTATGTAATTAATAGTTTTTTTCATAGTCCTAATCCTATCTTTTCAATTTCGTCATGTGTTAATACGTTCCCTTTTTTATTGATAATGGAACCGTTGTACCAATTCATGAATAGTGATGTAGATACTGATATAAGAAGATACGTTAACATAACAATGATCATTACTTCCAAGGCTCTTCCTGTTTGATTTAAAGTTGTTCCTGCAAATACGGCGGTAAGATCAGGATAGGCTATGGCCATGCCTAAAGAGGTGTTTTTAATAATAT
Encoded proteins:
- a CDS encoding CapA family protein yields the protein MKIKIYLIIVHIILLSWLLIHIDHRYKQKYYHPKTERKYQFTFAGDLMAHNVNFLMKNPYDIYEGISHITLNDDLSFINLETPINAHKPYQTYPLFNVHSEYIEPAIKSGFDVYSLANNHSTDQGIEGVIGTLNEMNRFSQKYNIYYNGLRYKKDSPYLPTTIDIDDLHIGFLSFTGFLNQWETKMGKDYVNLFTYRNSILNKDFLQYIQLISSNYDLFIVAFHGGIEYDSDPVDSKAKLFHDLIDNGVDIVWGHHPHVLQPWEVYWHNNQRKLIMYSTGNFISGQTWHLKSTDYDLKRARTGESALYQVSIEKQGSNYIIGDINVVPIANYKDPKKGMVVRTFDDLINNGLDEGWVNYYKVRLRKMQPLLKKTTSNEL
- a CDS encoding amino acid ABC transporter ATP-binding protein, which translates into the protein MSNEHIIEIKNLNKWYGNFHVLKDIELNVGSGEKIVICGPSGSGKSTLIRCINRLEVHQKGSIEIMGQELTDDIKDISAIRSEVGMVFQSFNLFPHLNILDNLTLAPVWVRKISKKDAEKMAWKYLKRVNIAEHALKFPPQLSGGQQQRAAIARSLCMQPKILLFDEPTSALDPEMVNEVLDVMVKLAEEGMTMICVTHEMGFARKVADHVIFMDEGRIIERQIPEKFFTEPESERTKKFLKQIHAIS
- a CDS encoding amino acid ABC transporter permease, whose protein sequence is MKKTINYIRKNYLNTPGNTLLSIFLFVAISWVCIKLFSWAIINAVWTGDSQDVANPNGATWAFINKKIRFFMYGFYPLESIWRINIAFVLFVLSFIPYMSKKINQSIYFLIQMIFWPIIVFLLIQGGLFVTEISSNNWGGLTLTLLLSSMGLMFSFPLGILLALGRRSQMPIVKVLSIVYIEFFRGIPLITILFMSSVVVPFFLPNTFVIDKYVRVIMGMTFFQSAYLAEVIRGGLQSLNKGQYEAADSLGLPYFLKTYLVIMPQALKMTITNIGGISVSFIKDTTLVMIIGMFDVLGIVKPLTGDSNWLGMEPEGLIFAGIIYWILCAIVSKVALHIETKANTLPEVHAVPVEGEA